From one Oncorhynchus keta strain PuntledgeMale-10-30-2019 chromosome 30, Oket_V2, whole genome shotgun sequence genomic stretch:
- the LOC118363421 gene encoding novel acetylcholine receptor chaperone → MASPRTITIVALSFALGLFFVFMGTIKLTPRLSKDAYSEMKRAYKSYAKALPGLKKMGISSVLLRKIIGSLEVGCGVVLTLVPGRPKDVANFLLLLVMLAVLFFHQLVGDPLKRYAHALVFGILLTCRLLIARQSEDRPEREESREEHINAQENNKVKQS, encoded by the exons ATGGCTTCACCGAGGACGATAACCATTGTGGCCCTCTCTTTCGCTCTTGGTCTTTTTTTCGTCTTCATGGGCACCATAAAGCTCACACCAAGATTAAGCAAAGATGCTTATAGTGAGATG aAACGGGCATACAAGAGCTATGCCAAGGCATTGCCAGGTCTAAAGAAGATGGGCATCAGCTCGGTGCTGCTCCGAAAGATCATTGGCTCACTGGAGGTGGGCTGTGGTGTGGTTCTGACATTGGTGCCAGGGAGACCCAAGGATGTGGCTAACTTCCTGCTGTTGCTGGTCATGCTGGCGGTCCTCTTCTTCCATCAGTTAGTAGGAGACCCCCTGAAACGATATGCCCATGCTCTGGTCTTTGGTATTCTGCTCACCTGCCGACTGCTCATTGCCCGCCAGAGTGAGGACCGACCTGAGCGGGAGGAGAGCAGGGAAGAACATATCAATGCCCAGGAAAATAACAAAGTCAAGCAGTCCTAA
- the LOC118363422 gene encoding centromere protein I-like isoform X2 → MAKAANLSRSDLDSSSGSDLSVSSRTSNRSLRVVEKERRRNEAGDPFLLALKYFSEVEAGTPRIGNDVLERNLVQVERVGLSRGLPPEAISVMLDYAMSLRTGGMICVRVLKFLIPATVVPQEAVVQAVAWLCVSKLAISTQVLFLRWLLTVFDMIDSKDNLRAIYGFIFHFVTEENLSPYICHLLYLLTRRESVRPFRVRKLLDLQTKMGRQPFLLHLLSLYKVFCPELVTLALPSQMRSGFKNHNSTWKAALSAVQKRNNGQVSSDISLTLGVKHKTNSRKRKYHHLEVPSLSSSVQRNSPSSSSRKVFPLEQLHTFPQLLANLHRIELPSQMGSLLGSSLALCYLDYVQDDSAFLRLNFWLGHALHEEFLFCSGDRGSGSSSEALHLLNRLLSTQHFLQEGFSSTEGFLYKFLNVWDGSLLRPQILGLLSDIPVVPSSCINQLLFEPLVQLFFTSTLFFKCSVIDCLNNMLLKWLTWHSVYALEDGLDISLHSHTPMNMSLSGFMDSVVELVRFVGRLAAVGLQLEGCHSLLLSFILDFYETVCDMFLKYGLPLVVMPPVGVFYPALFATDPVSVDRLGYIMYRYKKNLISAKCQQKETKAFHISRQTYREFNHYLSFMVSCLWNSKMFLPGMAIEVDQELLSLSKVAKPWTSFDLIHHPAFLGYALDFHHKCWPERKEMDLNSIKVGKQWDWYLEFLFSQGFQGLQQFVESSITRRSVAGTNDQGQGDRQPTNS, encoded by the exons ATGGCAAAAGCTGCGAACCTGTCGAGGTCAGATTTGGACTCATCATCTGGAAGCGATTTGTCCGTTTCTAGCCGAACTTCAAACAGAAGTTTGCGAGTTgtggagaaagaaagaagaaggaATGAGGCTGGGGATCCATTTCTGCTTGCGCTGAAGTACTTCTCAgaag TGGAGGCGGGTACCCCACGCATAGGAAACGATGTGCTGGAGAGGAACCTGgtgcaggtggagagagtggggCTCAGTCGAGGACTTCCTCCTGAGGCGATCTCTGTCATGCTGGACTACGCAATGAGCCTCCGTACGG GGGGTATGATTTGTGTTCGGGTCCTGAAGTTTCTGATCCCCGCCACCGTGGTGCCACAGGAGGCTGTTGTTCAAGCAGTGGCGTGGTTATGTGTCAGCAAGCTAGCCATCAGCACGCAG GTGCTTTTCCTTCGGTGGCTGCTGACTGTTTTCGACATGATCGACTCCAAGGACAATCTTCGAGCCATCTATGGCTTCATCTTCCACTTTGTGACAGAGGAGAATTTG TCTCCTTACATCTGCCATTTGCTATACCTTTTGACAAGGAGGGAGAGTG TTCGGCCATTTAGAGTCAGAAAACTGTTGGACCTCCAAACAAAAATG GGCAGGCAGCCGTTCTTGTTGCACTTGCTGTCGTTGTACAAAGTGTTTTGCCCTGAACTGGTGACGCTTGCTCTTCCATCACAAATGAGG AGTGGGTTTAAGAATCACAACTCCACGTGGAAGGCAGCGCTCAGTGCTGTCCAGAAGAGGAACAACGGCCAAGTGTCGTCTGACATCAGCCTGACCCTAGGAGTGAAACACAAGACCAACTCCAGGAAGAGG AAATACCATCACCTGGAGGTGCCATCGCTGAGCTCATCTGTCCAGAGAAACTCCCCCTCTTCCAGCAGCAGGAAGGTCTTCCCCCTGGAGCAACTCCACACCTTCCCACAGCTGCTGGCCAACCTCCACCGCATAGAG CTCCCATCCCAGATGGGTTCTCTGCTGGGCTCCAGTCTGGCCCTCTGTTACCTGGACTACGTACAGGATGACTCCGCCTTCCTCCGACTCAACTTCTGGCTGGGCCACGCCCTCCATGAGG AGTTTCTGTTCTGCAGTGGGGACAGGGGCTCTGGGAGTTCGTCCGAGGCCCTGCACCTCCTTAACAGGTTGCTCTCCACGCAGCATTTCCTCCAG gaGGGCTTCTCCAGCACCGAGGGCTTCCTCTACAAGTTCCTGAATGTTTGGGACGGTTCACTCCTCCGCCCCCAGATTCTGGGCCTGCTGAGTGACATCCCCGTGGTCCCCAGTTCCT GTATCAACCAGCTTCTGTTTGAGCCTCTCGTTCAGCTGTTCTTCACCTCCACGCTGTTCTTCAAG TGCAGTGTGATTGACTGTCTAAACAACATGCTGTTGAAGTGGTTGACCTGGCACTCTGTGTACGCCCTGGAGGACGGCCTGGACATCAGTCTCCACAGCCACACACCCAT GAACATGAGTCTGTCTGGCTTCATGGACTCTGTTGTGGAGCTGGTGCGTTTCGTGGGCCGCCTGGCCGCCGTGGGGCTGCAGCTAGAAGGCTGCCACTCCCTGCTCCTCAGCTTCATTTTGGACTTCTACGAGACG GTGTGTGACATGTTCCTGAAGTACGGGCTCCCCCTGGTGGTCATGCCCCCCGTGGGCGTGTTCTACCCAGCCCTGTTTGCCACCGACCCTGTCAGCGTGGACCGCCTCGGCTACATCATGTACAG GTACAAGAAGAACCTGATCTCTGCTAAGTGTCAACAAAAGGAGACCAAG GCGTTTCACATCAGCAGGCAGACGTACCGGGAGTTTAACCACTACCTGTCCTTCATGGTGAGCTGCCTGTGGAACTCCAAGATGTTCCTTCCAGGCATGGCCATCGAGGTGGACCAGGAGCTCCTGTCTCTCAGCAAAGTGGCCAAGCCCTGGACCAGCTTCGACCTCATCCACCACCCTGCCTTCCTCGGCTACGCCCTCGACTTTCATCACAAG TGTtggccagagaggaaggaaatggATCTCAATTCCATAAAG GTCGGGAAGCAGTGGGACTGGTACCTGGAGTTCCTCTTCTCTCAGGGCTTTCAGGGCCTCCAACAGTTTGTTGAGAGTAGCATCACCCGACGCTCTGTGGCTGGAACCAATGACCAGGGTCAGGGAGACAGGCAACCCACAAACAGTTAA
- the LOC118363422 gene encoding centromere protein I-like isoform X1, whose translation MAKAANLSRSDLDSSSGSDLSVSSRTSNRSLRVVEKERRRNEAGDPFLLALKYFSEVEAGTPRIGNDVLERNLVQVERVGLSRGLPPEAISVMLDYAMSLRTGGMICVRVLKFLIPATVVPQEAVVQAVAWLCVSKLAISTQVLFLRWLLTVFDMIDSKDNLRAIYGFIFHFVTEENLSPYICHLLYLLTRRESVRPFRVRKLLDLQTKMGRQPFLLHLLSLYKVFCPELVTLALPSQMRSGFKNHNSTWKAALSAVQKRNNGQVSSDISLTLGVKHKTNSRKRKYHHLEVPSLSSSVQRNSPSSSSRKVFPLEQLHTFPQLLANLHRIELPSQMGSLLGSSLALCYLDYVQDDSAFLRLNFWLGHALHEEFLFCSGDRGSGSSSEALHLLNRLLSTQHFLQEGFSSTEGFLYKFLNVWDGSLLRPQILGLLSDIPVVPSSCINQLLFEPLVQLFFTSTLFFKCSVIDCLNNMLLKWLTWHSVYALEDGLDISLHSHTPMNMSLSGFMDSVVELVRFVGRLAAVGLQLEGCHSLLLSFILDFYETVCDMFLKYGLPLVVMPPVGVFYPALFATDPVSVDRLGYIMYRYKKNLISAKCQQKETKQAFHISRQTYREFNHYLSFMVSCLWNSKMFLPGMAIEVDQELLSLSKVAKPWTSFDLIHHPAFLGYALDFHHKCWPERKEMDLNSIKVGKQWDWYLEFLFSQGFQGLQQFVESSITRRSVAGTNDQGQGDRQPTNS comes from the exons ATGGCAAAAGCTGCGAACCTGTCGAGGTCAGATTTGGACTCATCATCTGGAAGCGATTTGTCCGTTTCTAGCCGAACTTCAAACAGAAGTTTGCGAGTTgtggagaaagaaagaagaaggaATGAGGCTGGGGATCCATTTCTGCTTGCGCTGAAGTACTTCTCAgaag TGGAGGCGGGTACCCCACGCATAGGAAACGATGTGCTGGAGAGGAACCTGgtgcaggtggagagagtggggCTCAGTCGAGGACTTCCTCCTGAGGCGATCTCTGTCATGCTGGACTACGCAATGAGCCTCCGTACGG GGGGTATGATTTGTGTTCGGGTCCTGAAGTTTCTGATCCCCGCCACCGTGGTGCCACAGGAGGCTGTTGTTCAAGCAGTGGCGTGGTTATGTGTCAGCAAGCTAGCCATCAGCACGCAG GTGCTTTTCCTTCGGTGGCTGCTGACTGTTTTCGACATGATCGACTCCAAGGACAATCTTCGAGCCATCTATGGCTTCATCTTCCACTTTGTGACAGAGGAGAATTTG TCTCCTTACATCTGCCATTTGCTATACCTTTTGACAAGGAGGGAGAGTG TTCGGCCATTTAGAGTCAGAAAACTGTTGGACCTCCAAACAAAAATG GGCAGGCAGCCGTTCTTGTTGCACTTGCTGTCGTTGTACAAAGTGTTTTGCCCTGAACTGGTGACGCTTGCTCTTCCATCACAAATGAGG AGTGGGTTTAAGAATCACAACTCCACGTGGAAGGCAGCGCTCAGTGCTGTCCAGAAGAGGAACAACGGCCAAGTGTCGTCTGACATCAGCCTGACCCTAGGAGTGAAACACAAGACCAACTCCAGGAAGAGG AAATACCATCACCTGGAGGTGCCATCGCTGAGCTCATCTGTCCAGAGAAACTCCCCCTCTTCCAGCAGCAGGAAGGTCTTCCCCCTGGAGCAACTCCACACCTTCCCACAGCTGCTGGCCAACCTCCACCGCATAGAG CTCCCATCCCAGATGGGTTCTCTGCTGGGCTCCAGTCTGGCCCTCTGTTACCTGGACTACGTACAGGATGACTCCGCCTTCCTCCGACTCAACTTCTGGCTGGGCCACGCCCTCCATGAGG AGTTTCTGTTCTGCAGTGGGGACAGGGGCTCTGGGAGTTCGTCCGAGGCCCTGCACCTCCTTAACAGGTTGCTCTCCACGCAGCATTTCCTCCAG gaGGGCTTCTCCAGCACCGAGGGCTTCCTCTACAAGTTCCTGAATGTTTGGGACGGTTCACTCCTCCGCCCCCAGATTCTGGGCCTGCTGAGTGACATCCCCGTGGTCCCCAGTTCCT GTATCAACCAGCTTCTGTTTGAGCCTCTCGTTCAGCTGTTCTTCACCTCCACGCTGTTCTTCAAG TGCAGTGTGATTGACTGTCTAAACAACATGCTGTTGAAGTGGTTGACCTGGCACTCTGTGTACGCCCTGGAGGACGGCCTGGACATCAGTCTCCACAGCCACACACCCAT GAACATGAGTCTGTCTGGCTTCATGGACTCTGTTGTGGAGCTGGTGCGTTTCGTGGGCCGCCTGGCCGCCGTGGGGCTGCAGCTAGAAGGCTGCCACTCCCTGCTCCTCAGCTTCATTTTGGACTTCTACGAGACG GTGTGTGACATGTTCCTGAAGTACGGGCTCCCCCTGGTGGTCATGCCCCCCGTGGGCGTGTTCTACCCAGCCCTGTTTGCCACCGACCCTGTCAGCGTGGACCGCCTCGGCTACATCATGTACAG GTACAAGAAGAACCTGATCTCTGCTAAGTGTCAACAAAAGGAGACCAAG CAGGCGTTTCACATCAGCAGGCAGACGTACCGGGAGTTTAACCACTACCTGTCCTTCATGGTGAGCTGCCTGTGGAACTCCAAGATGTTCCTTCCAGGCATGGCCATCGAGGTGGACCAGGAGCTCCTGTCTCTCAGCAAAGTGGCCAAGCCCTGGACCAGCTTCGACCTCATCCACCACCCTGCCTTCCTCGGCTACGCCCTCGACTTTCATCACAAG TGTtggccagagaggaaggaaatggATCTCAATTCCATAAAG GTCGGGAAGCAGTGGGACTGGTACCTGGAGTTCCTCTTCTCTCAGGGCTTTCAGGGCCTCCAACAGTTTGTTGAGAGTAGCATCACCCGACGCTCTGTGGCTGGAACCAATGACCAGGGTCAGGGAGACAGGCAACCCACAAACAGTTAA
- the LOC118363422 gene encoding centromere protein I-like isoform X3 yields the protein MAKAANLSRSDLDSSSGSDLSVSSRTSNRSLRVVEKERRRNEAGDPFLLALKYFSEVEAGTPRIGNDVLERNLVQVERVGLSRGLPPEAISVMLDYAMSLRGMICVRVLKFLIPATVVPQEAVVQAVAWLCVSKLAISTQVLFLRWLLTVFDMIDSKDNLRAIYGFIFHFVTEENLSPYICHLLYLLTRRESVRPFRVRKLLDLQTKMGRQPFLLHLLSLYKVFCPELVTLALPSQMRSGFKNHNSTWKAALSAVQKRNNGQVSSDISLTLGVKHKTNSRKRKYHHLEVPSLSSSVQRNSPSSSSRKVFPLEQLHTFPQLLANLHRIELPSQMGSLLGSSLALCYLDYVQDDSAFLRLNFWLGHALHEEFLFCSGDRGSGSSSEALHLLNRLLSTQHFLQEGFSSTEGFLYKFLNVWDGSLLRPQILGLLSDIPVVPSSCINQLLFEPLVQLFFTSTLFFKCSVIDCLNNMLLKWLTWHSVYALEDGLDISLHSHTPMNMSLSGFMDSVVELVRFVGRLAAVGLQLEGCHSLLLSFILDFYETVCDMFLKYGLPLVVMPPVGVFYPALFATDPVSVDRLGYIMYRYKKNLISAKCQQKETKQAFHISRQTYREFNHYLSFMVSCLWNSKMFLPGMAIEVDQELLSLSKVAKPWTSFDLIHHPAFLGYALDFHHKCWPERKEMDLNSIKVGKQWDWYLEFLFSQGFQGLQQFVESSITRRSVAGTNDQGQGDRQPTNS from the exons ATGGCAAAAGCTGCGAACCTGTCGAGGTCAGATTTGGACTCATCATCTGGAAGCGATTTGTCCGTTTCTAGCCGAACTTCAAACAGAAGTTTGCGAGTTgtggagaaagaaagaagaaggaATGAGGCTGGGGATCCATTTCTGCTTGCGCTGAAGTACTTCTCAgaag TGGAGGCGGGTACCCCACGCATAGGAAACGATGTGCTGGAGAGGAACCTGgtgcaggtggagagagtggggCTCAGTCGAGGACTTCCTCCTGAGGCGATCTCTGTCATGCTGGACTACGCAATGAGCCTCC GGGGTATGATTTGTGTTCGGGTCCTGAAGTTTCTGATCCCCGCCACCGTGGTGCCACAGGAGGCTGTTGTTCAAGCAGTGGCGTGGTTATGTGTCAGCAAGCTAGCCATCAGCACGCAG GTGCTTTTCCTTCGGTGGCTGCTGACTGTTTTCGACATGATCGACTCCAAGGACAATCTTCGAGCCATCTATGGCTTCATCTTCCACTTTGTGACAGAGGAGAATTTG TCTCCTTACATCTGCCATTTGCTATACCTTTTGACAAGGAGGGAGAGTG TTCGGCCATTTAGAGTCAGAAAACTGTTGGACCTCCAAACAAAAATG GGCAGGCAGCCGTTCTTGTTGCACTTGCTGTCGTTGTACAAAGTGTTTTGCCCTGAACTGGTGACGCTTGCTCTTCCATCACAAATGAGG AGTGGGTTTAAGAATCACAACTCCACGTGGAAGGCAGCGCTCAGTGCTGTCCAGAAGAGGAACAACGGCCAAGTGTCGTCTGACATCAGCCTGACCCTAGGAGTGAAACACAAGACCAACTCCAGGAAGAGG AAATACCATCACCTGGAGGTGCCATCGCTGAGCTCATCTGTCCAGAGAAACTCCCCCTCTTCCAGCAGCAGGAAGGTCTTCCCCCTGGAGCAACTCCACACCTTCCCACAGCTGCTGGCCAACCTCCACCGCATAGAG CTCCCATCCCAGATGGGTTCTCTGCTGGGCTCCAGTCTGGCCCTCTGTTACCTGGACTACGTACAGGATGACTCCGCCTTCCTCCGACTCAACTTCTGGCTGGGCCACGCCCTCCATGAGG AGTTTCTGTTCTGCAGTGGGGACAGGGGCTCTGGGAGTTCGTCCGAGGCCCTGCACCTCCTTAACAGGTTGCTCTCCACGCAGCATTTCCTCCAG gaGGGCTTCTCCAGCACCGAGGGCTTCCTCTACAAGTTCCTGAATGTTTGGGACGGTTCACTCCTCCGCCCCCAGATTCTGGGCCTGCTGAGTGACATCCCCGTGGTCCCCAGTTCCT GTATCAACCAGCTTCTGTTTGAGCCTCTCGTTCAGCTGTTCTTCACCTCCACGCTGTTCTTCAAG TGCAGTGTGATTGACTGTCTAAACAACATGCTGTTGAAGTGGTTGACCTGGCACTCTGTGTACGCCCTGGAGGACGGCCTGGACATCAGTCTCCACAGCCACACACCCAT GAACATGAGTCTGTCTGGCTTCATGGACTCTGTTGTGGAGCTGGTGCGTTTCGTGGGCCGCCTGGCCGCCGTGGGGCTGCAGCTAGAAGGCTGCCACTCCCTGCTCCTCAGCTTCATTTTGGACTTCTACGAGACG GTGTGTGACATGTTCCTGAAGTACGGGCTCCCCCTGGTGGTCATGCCCCCCGTGGGCGTGTTCTACCCAGCCCTGTTTGCCACCGACCCTGTCAGCGTGGACCGCCTCGGCTACATCATGTACAG GTACAAGAAGAACCTGATCTCTGCTAAGTGTCAACAAAAGGAGACCAAG CAGGCGTTTCACATCAGCAGGCAGACGTACCGGGAGTTTAACCACTACCTGTCCTTCATGGTGAGCTGCCTGTGGAACTCCAAGATGTTCCTTCCAGGCATGGCCATCGAGGTGGACCAGGAGCTCCTGTCTCTCAGCAAAGTGGCCAAGCCCTGGACCAGCTTCGACCTCATCCACCACCCTGCCTTCCTCGGCTACGCCCTCGACTTTCATCACAAG TGTtggccagagaggaaggaaatggATCTCAATTCCATAAAG GTCGGGAAGCAGTGGGACTGGTACCTGGAGTTCCTCTTCTCTCAGGGCTTTCAGGGCCTCCAACAGTTTGTTGAGAGTAGCATCACCCGACGCTCTGTGGCTGGAACCAATGACCAGGGTCAGGGAGACAGGCAACCCACAAACAGTTAA